In Sphingomonas sp. M1-B02, the sequence GACGATCTCGCCCGCCCCGATCCCCGCGACCGCCAGCGCCCAGAGCGCAGTCATTCCCAGCGCACTGACGAGCGGGCGACGCGGCAGGCTGCTCTCGGTCGACCGCCACGCCCACAGCGCCAGCGCCCCGAACAGCAAGGCCGCGAGCGCATGACTCCACAGGATCAGCGCAGTCATCAACGCGCGCCTTCGGGGAACAGCACGACGCGGATCGTCTGCAGCAGGATCAATATATCGAGGAAGGGCGAATAATTCTTCGCGTAGAACAGGTCATATTCGAGCTTCTGGCGCGAATCCTCGATCGAGGCGCCATAGGGATAGTTGATCTGCGCCCAGCCGGTGATGCCGGGCTTCACCATGTGGCGCTCGGCATAATAAGGCAGCTTTTGCTCGAGGTCCTCGACGAACTGCGGCCGCTCGGGACGCGGGCCGACGAAACTCATCTCGCCCTTGAGCACGCTCCAGCATTGCGGCAGTTCGTCGATCCGGGTCTTGCGGATGATCCGGCCGACGCGGGTGATGCGCGGATCGTCTTTCTCCGCCCAGACCGCCTTGCCGCCGATTTCCGCATCCTGGCGCATAGAGCGCAGCTTGATGACGTCGAACCCCTGCCCGAACAGGCCGACGCGTCGCTGGCGATAGAAAGCCGGGCCCTTGCTCTCGAGCCGGATCAAGACCGCGGTGACCAGGATCACCGGCAGCATCAGGACGAGAAGCAGCAGGCTGGCGCTGATGTCGAACAGCCGCTTGAACGCGCTGGAGACCATCCGGCCGGACGAGAAGCCGTCGGAGAAGATCAGCCAGCTGGGATTGACGCTGTCGAGATCGACGCGGCCGGTCTCGCGCTCGAGAAAGGTCGAGATTTCGTTGACATGCACGCCG encodes:
- a CDS encoding TIGR03013 family XrtA/PEP-CTERM system glycosyltransferase, producing the protein MIRLFKHYVPNAVLLLGLLDVVLLLVAGELGWLFRAHQLDMGPSPMVSRLPQLVSYAIFIHVAMISVGVYGADSLQSLRYATARLIVAISLGVIGLSVLYFMIPEISFWRSNLLYAMTASILLLIFLRILLGKTLGSQAFKRRIVVLGAGPRAARLKLLAKTPGAGFAVVGYVSMSEANRVIPEAIARDAIYNLADHVVLLNASEVVLALEERRNALPLKDLLRVKTTGVHVNEISTFLERETGRVDLDSVNPSWLIFSDGFSSGRMVSSAFKRLFDISASLLLLVLMLPVILVTAVLIRLESKGPAFYRQRRVGLFGQGFDVIKLRSMRQDAEIGGKAVWAEKDDPRITRVGRIIRKTRIDELPQCWSVLKGEMSFVGPRPERPQFVEDLEQKLPYYAERHMVKPGITGWAQINYPYGASIEDSRQKLEYDLFYAKNYSPFLDILILLQTIRVVLFPEGAR